A stretch of the Aphis gossypii isolate Hap1 chromosome 2, ASM2018417v2, whole genome shotgun sequence genome encodes the following:
- the LOC114119096 gene encoding oxysterol-binding protein-related protein 9 isoform X1 has translation MEGTLSKWTNVVKGWQYRWCVLDDISGTLSYYTSREKMVRGVRRGCVRLKGAMIGIDDEDNLTFTVTVDGKTFHFQARTRADRELWIRALEDTIQKQLYGYRVNQIQVNNDAVVPTLESFDKKLGEADAYLQLLIEQTKNLEVKMNSMCEEDKAHCECIISETNKLMDQVKHSIVMLQIAKNTAFPVNGSYRTTSVSTDYDFPSLEGDTGSIEYGAECEERPRRDSQPMDNDIPDVSYSSSEDDFYDAYEDEEEWSKPSQTEPVPAMRRKYKNRILVGGNEPALENTGNLTQSGSSDLNQISIDSTDRNIANMSKKKDSKDNIIVPTYSDGSINYDAIYEDQDESDVTMQGSVVTHLISQVKIGMDLTKVALPTFILEKRSLLEMYADYLAHPDLFLKANDLETPEERMVQIVRWYLSSYHAGRNSAVAKKPYNPILGEVFRCHWDVPGVTTGESKLSNDITAQNNSEAAALNQEENPLPWTDPDQLIFLAEQVSHHPPISAFYAEHKKKKVTLCASVWTKSKFLGLSVAVHHVGQGIVRLLKHKEEYISTFPSGYGRSILTVPWIELGGSVTITCPQTGYHCAIEFHTKPFYGGKKHRITAEVFGPKTKKAFLTISGEWNGSMEAKWADGRTEMFVDTKAIEVIKKRVRKVAEQDTNESRYIWKKVTLGLKVDNVDQASQAKAEIEQKQRNEAEIRKENNEVWIPKWFVQNGENWEYKFPLEKQLGVTFESMPS, from the exons tctcGGGAAAAAATGGTACGTGGTGTACGCCGTGGTTGTGTTCGTTTGAAAGGAGCTATGATTGGTATTGATGATGAAGATAATCTTACATTTACTGTAACAGTAGATGGTAAAACATTCCATTTTCAAGCAAGGACTCGTGCGGACCGAGAGCTTTGGATACGTGCTTTAGAAGATACCATACAAAAACAGTTGTATGGATATCGAGTTAATCAAATACag gtTAATAATGATGCTGTCGTACCTACTTTGGAAAGTTTTGATAAGAAATTAGGAGAAGCTGATGCTTATTTACAGCTTCTTATTGAACAAACTAAG aATTTAGaagtaaaaatgaattcaatgtGTGAAGAAGACAAAGCACATTgtgaatgtattatttcagaaactaat aaactaaTGGACCAAGTAAAGCATTCAATTGTGATGTTACAAATAGCtaag AATACCGCATTCCCTGTTAATGGATCATATAGAACAACATCTGTTTCCACAGATTATGATTTCCCTAGTTTAGAAG gaGACACAGGTAGTATAGAATATGGAGCTGAATGTGAAGAACGTCCAAGAAGAGACTCTCAACCAATGGATAAtg ATATTCCAGATGTTTCTTATTCTTCGTCTGAAGATGATTTTTACGATGCTTATGAAGATGAAGAAGAATGGTCGAAACCTAGTCAAACTGAACCAGTGCCTGCAATGCGACGGAAGTACAAGAACCGAATACTTGTCGG TGGAAATGAACCAGCTCTAGAAAATACTGGAAATTTGACTCAATCTGGATCTTcagatttaaatcaaatatctaTAGATTCTACTGATCGGAACATTGcaaatatgtcaaaaaaaaaggatagcaaagacaatataattgtacctacttattcagATGGctctataaattatgatg ctATTTACGAAGATCAAGATGAATCTGATG taACTATGCAGGGTTCGGTTGTTACTCATCTCATATCTCAAGTTAAAATAGGTATGGATTTAACAAAAGTTGCTCTACCAACATTCATATTAGAAAAGCGTTCATTATTAGAAATGTATGCTGATTATTTAGCCCATCCAGATTTATTTCTTAA aGCAAATGACTTGGAAACACCTGAAGAAAGAATGGTTCAAATAGTACGTTGGTATTTATCTTCATATCATGCTGGTCGGAATTCTGCTGTTGCGAAAAAACCCTATAATCCAATCCTTGGTGAAGTATTTCGTTGTCATTGGGATGTACCTGGAGTTACTACAGGAGAGTCAAAATTGTCAAATGATATTACAGCTCAAAATAATTCAGAAGCAGCTGCGCTTAATCAAGAAGAAAACCCTTTACCTTGGACTGATCCTGATCAATTGATATTCCTCGCAGAACAAGTTTCTCATCATCCTCCTA tatctgCATTTTATGCTGagcacaagaaaaaaaaagtaactctTTGTGCAAGTGTTTGGACTAAATCTAAATTTCTTGGCTTATCTGTTGCTGTTCACCATGTGGGACAAGGGATTGTAAGATTACTAAAACATAAAGAAGAATACATTTCAACATTCCCAAGTGGTTATGGCAG atcgaTATTAACTGTACCATGGATTGAGTTAGGTGGATCTGTAACTATTACATGTCCACAAACAGGTTATCACTGTGCAATAGAATTCCATACTAAACCATTCTATGGTGGAAAGAAACACCGCATTACTGCTGAAGTATTTGGACCTAAGACAAAAAAAgcttttttaactatttctgGTGAATGGAATGGTTCTATGGAAGCTAAATGGGCTGATggt agaaCTGAAATGTTTGTTGACACTAAAGCAATTGAAGTAATTAAAAAGAGAGTTCGTAAAGTTGCTGAACAAGATACTAATGAATCTAGATACATTTGGAAAAAAGTTACACTAGGACTCAA agttgATAATGTAGATCAAGCTAGTCAAGCTAAAGCTGAAATCGAACAAAAACAAAGAAATGAAGCTGAAATTCGAAAAGAAAATAACGAAGTTTGGATtccaaaa tggtTTGTGCAAAATGGAGAAAATTGGGAGTACAAATTTCCACTAGAAAAACAATTAGGCGTGACATTTGAATCAATGCCATCATGA
- the LOC114119096 gene encoding oxysterol-binding protein-related protein 9 isoform X2, whose product MEGTLSKWTNVVKGWQYRWCVLDDISGTLSYYTSREKMVRGVRRGCVRLKGAMIGIDDEDNLTFTVTVDGKTFHFQARTRADRELWIRALEDTIQKQLYGYRVNQIQVNNDAVVPTLESFDKKLGEADAYLQLLIEQTKNLEVKMNSMCEEDKAHCECIISETNKLMDQVKHSIVMLQIAKNTAFPVNGSYRTTSVSTDYDFPSLEGDTGSIEYGAECEERPRRDSQPMDNDIPDVSYSSSEDDFYDAYEDEEEWSKPSQTEPVPAMRRKYKNRILVGGNEPALENTGNLTQSGSSDLNQISIDSTDRNIANMSKKKDSKDNIIVPTYSDGSINYDAIYEDQDESDVTMQGSVVTHLISQVKIGMDLTKVALPTFILEKRSLLEMYADYLAHPDLFLKANDLETPEERMVQIVRWYLSSYHAGRNSAVAKKPYNPILGEVFRCHWDVPGVTTGESKLSNDITAQNNSEAAALNQEENPLPWTDPDQLIFLAEQVSHHPPISAFYAEHKKKKVTLCASVWTKSKFLGLSVAVHHVGQGIVRLLKHKEEYISTFPSGYGRSILTVPWIELGGSVTITCPQTGYHCAIEFHTKPFYGGKKHRITAEVFGPKTKKAFLTISGEWNGSMEAKWADGRTEMFVDTKAIEVIKKRVRKVAEQDTNESRYIWKKVTLGLK is encoded by the exons tctcGGGAAAAAATGGTACGTGGTGTACGCCGTGGTTGTGTTCGTTTGAAAGGAGCTATGATTGGTATTGATGATGAAGATAATCTTACATTTACTGTAACAGTAGATGGTAAAACATTCCATTTTCAAGCAAGGACTCGTGCGGACCGAGAGCTTTGGATACGTGCTTTAGAAGATACCATACAAAAACAGTTGTATGGATATCGAGTTAATCAAATACag gtTAATAATGATGCTGTCGTACCTACTTTGGAAAGTTTTGATAAGAAATTAGGAGAAGCTGATGCTTATTTACAGCTTCTTATTGAACAAACTAAG aATTTAGaagtaaaaatgaattcaatgtGTGAAGAAGACAAAGCACATTgtgaatgtattatttcagaaactaat aaactaaTGGACCAAGTAAAGCATTCAATTGTGATGTTACAAATAGCtaag AATACCGCATTCCCTGTTAATGGATCATATAGAACAACATCTGTTTCCACAGATTATGATTTCCCTAGTTTAGAAG gaGACACAGGTAGTATAGAATATGGAGCTGAATGTGAAGAACGTCCAAGAAGAGACTCTCAACCAATGGATAAtg ATATTCCAGATGTTTCTTATTCTTCGTCTGAAGATGATTTTTACGATGCTTATGAAGATGAAGAAGAATGGTCGAAACCTAGTCAAACTGAACCAGTGCCTGCAATGCGACGGAAGTACAAGAACCGAATACTTGTCGG TGGAAATGAACCAGCTCTAGAAAATACTGGAAATTTGACTCAATCTGGATCTTcagatttaaatcaaatatctaTAGATTCTACTGATCGGAACATTGcaaatatgtcaaaaaaaaaggatagcaaagacaatataattgtacctacttattcagATGGctctataaattatgatg ctATTTACGAAGATCAAGATGAATCTGATG taACTATGCAGGGTTCGGTTGTTACTCATCTCATATCTCAAGTTAAAATAGGTATGGATTTAACAAAAGTTGCTCTACCAACATTCATATTAGAAAAGCGTTCATTATTAGAAATGTATGCTGATTATTTAGCCCATCCAGATTTATTTCTTAA aGCAAATGACTTGGAAACACCTGAAGAAAGAATGGTTCAAATAGTACGTTGGTATTTATCTTCATATCATGCTGGTCGGAATTCTGCTGTTGCGAAAAAACCCTATAATCCAATCCTTGGTGAAGTATTTCGTTGTCATTGGGATGTACCTGGAGTTACTACAGGAGAGTCAAAATTGTCAAATGATATTACAGCTCAAAATAATTCAGAAGCAGCTGCGCTTAATCAAGAAGAAAACCCTTTACCTTGGACTGATCCTGATCAATTGATATTCCTCGCAGAACAAGTTTCTCATCATCCTCCTA tatctgCATTTTATGCTGagcacaagaaaaaaaaagtaactctTTGTGCAAGTGTTTGGACTAAATCTAAATTTCTTGGCTTATCTGTTGCTGTTCACCATGTGGGACAAGGGATTGTAAGATTACTAAAACATAAAGAAGAATACATTTCAACATTCCCAAGTGGTTATGGCAG atcgaTATTAACTGTACCATGGATTGAGTTAGGTGGATCTGTAACTATTACATGTCCACAAACAGGTTATCACTGTGCAATAGAATTCCATACTAAACCATTCTATGGTGGAAAGAAACACCGCATTACTGCTGAAGTATTTGGACCTAAGACAAAAAAAgcttttttaactatttctgGTGAATGGAATGGTTCTATGGAAGCTAAATGGGCTGATggt agaaCTGAAATGTTTGTTGACACTAAAGCAATTGAAGTAATTAAAAAGAGAGTTCGTAAAGTTGCTGAACAAGATACTAATGAATCTAGATACATTTGGAAAAAAGTTACACTAGGACTCAAGtaa